TAATAAGCAGGAATAGCCAGTACCAGTCTAAATACTTTTATTAACTGTAAACTTCTGTTTCTGGTTTTATTTTTTCCAATACCTTCTCAGCATCAATAAAGCCCCCTAAGGGACCCAACGGTGTATATTTTACTTGCCTCCAACTGTCAAGATGAAGAATATAAATAATTTGagatgaaagctcaaaaagaaatttATATGGGAAAACATGCCATATTTAAATAAACAAGGGCATGATATTAATTAACTTCAGTACCTGGGTATAAATGGCAATGCCAGGCAGTGAAGATGGAGGTGATCAATACTATTAAATGGTGGCTGATGAAAACCAAATCTACAAGTAATAACAGAAAAGTATAACTGTTAACAACATATGATACTGCTTTCAAGCTGATCTACACCATGCCAGAACAAATGTATTTCTTTTAGTTTTAGCAATACCTATGTTCCTCAGATTTGGGAGCATCTCGACTGAGTAAATCTTTTCCCACCTTCACCATGTGACTAACTGCAAAGGAGTAAAATGTTATAGTTCACCAAGCATCCATGGTTGAACAAAATGACATGTAATAGCAAGCCAGTGTTACATGAAGCAAGAAGCTATGAGCACGAACCTAACTGGTGATCTTCGTTGGTTCTTTGGAGATTTTTTACAGTTGGTATATGCTCAACGGGTATGACAAGATAGTGCCTGCAAATGTTGCACAACAAGAATACTCTAACACAGATCTTCAAGATAAAAAGATGGTATGCACAAGCTGATCATAAATGATGGATCTTGTGGTGGTCAATGGAAGAACTGAATTCATATTGCTGCTAAGAGTAAAATCAAGGGATAAGCACTCTGGCATATCAAGGGCTTATCAAAGAGGCAGACAGCACAAAGAGCTCAACATCGCCTGTTATCCCTTTCACTGAGTAAATGTGAAACGTGTTTGACATGTTTGATAGATGTTATTAACCACCACACACATATTAATTATAGCAACTAACTGATCACGAAATGTAAACTatgccatattttttgtagttgtACAAATTTAATCAGAGAACTGAAATTGTACCTGTATACCATATGTCATCTATGTCACTACCTCGCAAGAGATTAAAACAAACACAAGGCTAACGCTACTCAAGAAGTGAATGATAACTTGCTAGGAAAGGCGGTGTTTCGGATAGATGTCCAGAAAAATATTGGTCTCAACGAACTATTACGTGTGAATACAGCACACACTAGGTTCTCAGCTGATTGACAAGAGCAGTCAAAAAATAGCTCTGGTAGTGAGTAGCAAGCATTGAAAGGAAACACCGACTACGTGCCATGATAAACAGCAACTGTGTGACCTGATAAACACCAACTACACGACAGTCTCTTAACACAATCAGAATACAAAGAATACATTATTTACACACACTTAGATAGCAAACAAATCAAGCAGCTGCAACTATAAGAGTATAAGACTACAAGAGTACCAACTTGCACTAGCAGGACAGATGAAGAACTAAATCTAAACACCAATTATCGTTATGCTCGCCAGTTGTTCGACGAAATGAACAAGAGCACTACTACGTCGACGAGGCATGCTTAATGCCACACCTAGACCAACGACAGCGACACGGCGCTGAAAGAACAGGCTACAACGGCCAGCAAGTACCTGAACGCCGACGGATTGATGTCCTGGAACGCCACGACCTTGTCATCCTGCGCACAAGAGCAGAAGGTCGCACGTTTAGCAAGCAAATCGACAGGTGCCGGAGTTCAGATCGGAGAAGGTGAGGGGACGGTGTACGGAACGGAgtagaggaggacggcggtggaagCGGGGGCGCGGCGGCCGATGTCGCAGAAGACGCACCAGTCCGCCATCGGCGTCCGTCCCGCCCTCTTCGCAGCGGAGCCGCGGAAGCACAACGACTTCTTCATGGCCCCCCTCCCACCGGTTGCGGGATGGGTAGGTGGGAGGCAGTGGGGGCGACGCGGAATTGACCGATTCAGCGACGCGCCGGGACGCGGTGGCCGCGCTCGCTGATGCTTGCCGCCGTCGTCGAAGTCGTCGGAAGGGTGATTCCACGGCGCAGCCGACGCAACTGGTGGCTCTGGGAGAGGCCCAGTGTGGCAGCTCGTCGATTGGGTTGGGCTCTTAGAGTAAAGCTGGAAGCCCAACTACTAGTGCTGCACTGTAATTTCAGCTTTCTTTTTGTTTTGTGTCAAAAAAAAAGtttctttctgtttttattttaaaGAGCCCATGCTCTCAATTAATCATACACCAGCATTACGACGACTAATTCACCACCAGAGCCCCAGGACACATGGGTTTCCTTCACATTTTTCCAGTGTCACTAGAATATTGTGGAGCGAGGTTACTACGACGATTCTTCACGGGCAGCTATTAATCGTAGTGTTCATTCTCAAAGTGGCCAGTCCAAAGGAGTTGTGCCAGTTTTGTCCAATCAATTTGTGCAACATTACTTACAAAATCGCCTTAAATTTCTCTCCGACGAGTTAAAGGTGATTTTGTCTAATATCATACCTGTTGAACAGTCAGCTTTGTTCCTGGATGATCATAACTGATAATACTATAACAAGTTATTAGTGTCTTCATTTTCTGAAGAGAAATAAGGCCAAGCGCAATAAGTTTTGTGTTCACATATGGTTCAATGGCAGCCCGAAATAGAAAGAGGATTACGATCTGAACTACATATACAACCATAAGAACATGCTACAATGAGAAGAACCCCTTTAACCAGGCTTGTGGAGATGTTTAGGGTGAGGGGTTGCTAGAAGATAGCACCCACACCTATGTGAAAGAGCAAGTAGCAATGTTCCTTCATGTTGTGGGTTATAATCAGAGGTTTAGAGTGATTC
This region of Triticum aestivum cultivar Chinese Spring chromosome 2D, IWGSC CS RefSeq v2.1, whole genome shotgun sequence genomic DNA includes:
- the LOC123054029 gene encoding bifunctional adenosine 5'-phosphosulfate phosphorylase/adenylylsulfatase HINT4, whose protein sequence is MKKSLCFRGSAAKRAGRTPMADWCVFCDIGRRAPASTAVLLYSDDKVVAFQDINPSAFRHYLVIPVEHIPTVKNLQRTNEDHQLVSHMVKVGKDLLSRDAPKSEEHRFGFHQPPFNSIDHLHLHCLALPFIPSWRQVKYTPLGPLGGFIDAEKVLEKIKPETEVYS